One window from the genome of Yarrowia lipolytica chromosome 1B, complete sequence encodes:
- a CDS encoding uncharacterized protein (Compare to YALI0B11022g, similar to uniprot|P57743 Saccharomyces cerevisiae YLR438ca U6 snRNA-associated Sm-like protein LSm3, similar to Saccharomyces cerevisiae LSM3 (YLR438C-A); ancestral locus Anc_4.319) — translation MTDVDTSGGSEPLDLIGLSLNENVFVKLRGGRELYGLLHAYDIHCSMVLGNVEETVFEYVEGSPKLEARKKKSEMLFVRGDSVILVTSNPPKRP, via the exons ATGACCGACGTCGACACTTCAGGCGGCTCTGAGCCCCTTGATCTCATTGGTCTTTCTCTCAACGAGAACGTTTTCGTCAAGCTccgtggaggacgagagCTTTATGGACTTTTGCAT GCCTACGATATCCACTGCAGTATGGTGCTTGGAAACGTAGAGGAAACAGTCTTCGAGTACGTGGAGGGCAGTCCAAAACTGGAGGcccgaaagaagaagagcgaaATGCTTTTTGTTCGAGGAGACTCGGTCATTCTGGTCACCTCTAACCCCCCGAAGCGACCTTAG
- a CDS encoding uncharacterized protein (Compare to YALI0B11044g, similar to uniprot|Q9USJ4 Schizosaccharomyces pombe hypothetical UPF0028 family protein, similar to Saccharomyces cerevisiae NTE1 (YML059C); ancestral locus Anc_4.318) — MDSLHVSSTSVLVDVVEAVETATSLVVDTAEAVATEQATPTAVISNALARSAYAAHTSLSYLAWAFGLWFLRLIGWVCYGIPTYVLGLLGRTINISLQFSSLLLILIALVTVVVAVVRYKYLTVYSRLPQEQPRQEPEIDMYDESDNEDEKTGFANYFDEFLSAVKIFGYLERPVFHELTRHMQTWKLSADEMVPLDDEQGFSVVVEGTVQVFAKQSSFVQNPTSVPDSRKEDSIMFNGERYTLLSEIKNGAPLTSLFNILSLFTDDLQLHKNFDSAVNSPMTSASDVPNMSLSSDGSDDLQKGEPQFGEPRLSEKPAAKLSVTVRAATDSTIAIIPAAAFRRITKKFPQATAHIVQVILTRFQRVTFQTGHHYFGLTPEIFQTEVNLNSHARNELPGYLREGAVKKLNQVYDASQMGGRPKKYTVTLNKKNKGKGSRRQRFSVQLNNQGHLNSQSRMVSLDSLEAVGDHMNPGDLLTNVPLSRQGRPVFELSSVKHKASIQNLSFSGNDDENEDTALRTALVEAIFKVLGIDRDSIQSSIMAVKTMSNTASPMFTGATTGGSSGSLGEELRSRRTGQDSLGASHFGVGLPSERSQNSFYARSETSTSSVDEDSLMAAPFDTIRNDVAQYMDVVLFKKDSLLIKQDDPTPGLYYLIDGVLEVGYTDHHKIYHDLYTVQPGGVGGYIGSILGHRSFADLRARTDVYAGFLPRAAIERMSDKYPMVHLTMAKSLTKVLSRLLLHLDFAMEWVQVRAGQKIYKEGQEADAIYIVLNGRVRSVAETKGDSGIVGGESGDAKDGKSHRKNLTSIGEYGKGESVGELEVLTLTRRPSTLVAIRDAELAKIPRALFESLALHYPSITFEISRIVASRVRTLMEDSAPIPRRMHTFDMAAHHDSYLTIAVVPISQDVDVSEFGRRLYNGMQAVGREACHLNHASVLNHMGRHAFNPLGKLKLSGFLDDIEDRYQTVLYVADTPPGSSWTHTCISQADCVLLVADARSEPDIGEYERVLVKMRTTARTEMVLIHPERYVPPGLTSAWLKPRVWVHTHHHVQMDLPRHEADVLASIRKMKRTGTLANLKNKVQTIQEEFRSMYRPKANIYSTSSANKDDFNRLARILSGQAIGLVLGGGGARGISHIGIIKALEDSGIPIDFVGGTSIGSFIGGLYAKEYDLVPIYGRAKKFSGRVSSLWRMALDLTYPATSYTTGHEFNRGIWKAFGDSRIEDFWLRYFTNTTNITHSRMEIHTSGYAWRYIRASMSLAGLLPPLTDNGSMLLDGGYVDNLPVSEMKAQGASVVFAVDVGSIDDTTPMNYGDSLSGAWVMWNRWNPFGRHPNVPNLAEIQARLAYVSSVGALEKAKHTPGVIYMRPPIDDFATLDFAKFLDIYRVGNKYGHKFLTELREDGKFPAIPGMENVKTKHKRTIARRNSI; from the exons ATGGACTCTTTGCATGTCTCTTCGACAAGTGTTCTGGTCGACGTCGTGGAAGCTGTGGAAACCGCTACCTCACTGGTAGTGGACACAGCTGAAGCCGTTGCAACAGAACAAGCTACTCCAACAGCAGTCATAAGCAATGCTCTAGCCCGAAGTGCCTATGCGGCACATACGTCATTGTCATATTTGGCATGGGCTTTTGGCTTGTGGTTTCTGCGACTTATTGGATGGGTCTGCTATGGTATTCCTACCTACGTTCTAGGGCTGCTAGGTAGAACCATCAACATTTCTCTTCAGTTTTCTTCTTT actaCTCATTCTGATTGCCTTGGTCACCGTGGTGGTCGCGGtggtacgatacaagtatctgACCGTGTACTCCCGTCTTCCCCAGGAACAGCCTCGACAGGAGCCCGAGATCGACATGTACGACGAGTCCGACAACGAGGACGAAAAGACGGGCTTCGCTAACTACTTTGACGAGTTTCTGTCAGCCGTTAAGATCTTTGGATACCTGGAAAGACCCGTGTTCCACGAGCTTACACGCCATATGCAGACGTGGAAACTCTCTGCCGACGAAATGGTGCCTCTAGATGATGAACAGGGCTTCTCAGTTGTGGTGGAAGGAACTGTACAGGTCTTTGCCAAACAATCCAGTTTTGTGCAAAACCCAACTAGCGTGCCTGACTCGAGAAAGGAAGACTCAATCATGTTCAACGGAGAACGATACACCCTGCTTTCCGAGATAAAAAATGGAGCTCCCCTTACTTCGCTGTTTAACATTCTTTCTCTGTTCACTGACGATCTGCAGCTTCATAAGAATTTCGACAGTGCTGTCAACTCGCCCATGACGTCCGCCTCCGATGTCCCCAACATGTCTTTGTCTTCTGACGGCTCTGACGATCTTCAGAAGGGAGAACCTCAGTTTGGAGAGCCCCGATTGTCTGAGAAGCCTGCTGCCAAACTATCAGTGACAGTCAGAGCAGCTACTGATTCAACCATCGCCATCATCCCAGCTGCTGCGTTCCGACGAATCACCAAAAAGTTTCCCCAGGCCACTGCTCATATTGTTCAGGTAATTCTAACTCGTTTCCAGCGAGTTACATTCCAGACTGGTCATCATTACTTTGGCTTGACCCCTGAAATCTTTCAAACCGAAGTGAATCTAAACAGTCATGCCCGAAATGAACTCCCTGGGTATCTCCGGGAAGGAGctgtcaagaagctgaacCAGGTGTACGATGCTTCTCAGATGGGTGGCCGTCCCAAAAAGTACACCGTTactctcaacaagaagaacaagggcAAAGGCAGCAGACGTCAGAGATTCTCTGTGCAGCTCAACAACCAGGGTCATCTCAACAGTCAGAGTCGAATGGTAAGTTTGGACTCGTTGGAAGCAGTTGGGGATCACATGAATCCCGGCGATCTGCTGACCAATGTGCCTTTGTCACGACAGGGACGGCCTGTGTTTGAACTATCCAGTGTGAAGCACAAGGCTAGTATTCAGAACCTGTCCTTCAGTGGAAACGATGATGAAAACGAGGACACTGCCTTGCGTACGGCCCTTGTGGAAGCTATTTTCAAGGTCCTTGGAATCGACCGTGATTCCATTCAGTCTTCCATCATGGCCGTGAAGACTATGTCCAATACAGCCTCCCCTATGTTCACGGGAGCCACCACTGGAGGAAGCAGTGGATCTCTAGGGGAGGAACTCCGAAGCCGACGAACTGGTCAAGATTCTCTGGGGGCATCTCACTTTGGCGTCGGTCTACCTTCTGAGCGGTCCCAGAATTCGTTCTACGCTCGATCTGAAACCTCTACTTCCAGTGTAGACGAAGACTCACTTATGGCTGCCCCCTTTGATACAATCCGAAACGATGTAGCCCAGTACATGGACGTTGTTTTGTTCAAGAAAGACTCTCTCCTCATCAAGCAGGATGACCCCACTCCTGGATTGTACTACCTGATTGATGGTGTTCTTGAGGTCGGATACACAGATCATCACAAGATTTACCATGATCTATACACTGTTCAGCCtggtggggttggtggaTATATTGGCTCTATTCTCGGACACCGATCCTTCGCCGATCTGCGCGCCCGAACAGACGTCTATGCCGGCTTCCTTCCTCGAGCCGCAATCGAGCGCATGTCTGACAAGTACCCCATGGTCCATCTAACCATGGCAAAGTCTCTGACTAAGGTACTGTCTCGTCTTTTACTGCATCTTGATTTCGCTATGGAGTGGGTACAGGTTCGAGCTGGACAGAAAATCTACAAGGAGGGTCAGGAAGCGGATGCCATCTACATTGTCTTGAACGGCCGAGTGCGTTCTGTGGCTGAAACTAAGGGCGACTCCGGTATTGTGGGAGGTGAATCTGGTGATGCGAAGGATGGAAAGAGTCATCGAAAGAATCTCACCAGTATCGGAGAATATGGAAAGGGCGAGTCTGTTGGCGAGCTGGAGGTGTTAACACTTACCAGACGTCCCTCTACTCTCGTTGCCATTCGAGATGCTGAGCTGGCCAAAATTCCCAGAGCTCTGTTTGAGTCTTTGGCCCTCCACTACCCCAGTATCACCTTTGAGATCTCCCGAATTGTGGCTTCACGAGTCCGTACTCTAATGGAAGACTCCGCTCCGATTCCCCGACGAATGCACACCTTTGATATGGCTGCCCACCATGATAGTTACTTGACTATCGCTGTTGTTCCCATCTCTCAGGATGTTGATGTGAGTGAGTTTGGACGACGACTTTACAACGGTATGCAGGCGGTGGGACGAGAAGCGTGTCACTTGAACCATGCTTCTGTGCTTAACCATATGGGCAGACATGCTTTCAACCCTCTTGGTAAGTTGAAGCTGTCTGGTTTCCTTGATGACATTGAGGACCGGTACCAGACTGTTTTGTATGTTGCAGATACCCCTCCTGGTTCCTCATGGACCCATACTTGCATTTCTCAGGCTGATTGTGTTCTGCTTGTCGCTGACGCTCGTTCCGAGCCTGACATTGGTGAGTACGAACGTGTGCTGGTGAAGATGCGAACCACTGCCAGAACCGAGATGGTTCTCATTCACCCTGAACGATACGTTCCTCCTGGACTCACTAGTGCGTGGTTGAAGCCTCGAGTGTGGGTTCACACCCATCATCACGTTCAGATGGATCTTCCTCGTCATGAAGCTGATGTCCTGGCCAGTATCCGAAAGATGAAGCGAACAGGAACCCTCGCGAACCTCAAAAACAAGGTCCAAACGATCCAAGAAGAGTTCCGTTCCATGTACCGCCCCAAGGCTAACATCTATAGCACGTCTTCGGCCAACAAGGACGACTTCAATCGACTTGCCAGAATCCTCTCTGGACAAGCTATTggacttgttcttggcggaggaggagctcgaggtATTTCCCATATTGGAATTATCAAGGCTCTCGAAGACTCTGGTATTCCTATTGATTTCGTGGGAGGTACTTCCATCGGTTCCTTCATAGGGGGGCTCTATGCCAAAGAATACGATCTGGTGCCCATCTATGGACGAGCCAAGAAGTTCTCTGGACGAGTATCTTCTCTTTGGCGTATGGCTTTGGATCTGACCTATCCTGCCACCTCATACACCACTGGTCACGAGTTCAACCGAGGAATCTGGAAAGCTTTTGGCGACTCCCGTATCGAAGACTTCTGGCTCCGATACTTCACTAACACGACAAACATTACTCATTCTAGAATGGAGATCCACACATCTGGATATGCGTGGAGATACATTCGAGCAAGTATGTCTCTTGctggtcttcttcctcctttGACAGACAATGGATCTATGTTGTTGGATGGAGGTTATGTTGATAACCTGCCTGTTTCGGAGATGAAGGCTCAGGGAGCCTCCGTGGTATTTGCCGTAGATGTCGGATCTATCGACGATACCACTCCCATGAACTACGGTGACTCCTTGTCTGGTGCATGGGTCATGTGGAACCGATGGAATCCCTTTGGTCGACATCCTAATGTTCCCAACCTGGCAGAAATTCAGGCTCGGTTGGCATACGTATCATCAGTGGGTGCTCTTGAGAAGGCTAAGCACACCCCTGGCGTCATCTACATGCGTCCCCCCATTGACGATTTTGCTACTCTTGACTTCGCCAAATTCCTTGACATCTATAGGGTAGGTAACAAGTACGGCCACAAGTTCCTGACCGAGTTGCGAGAGGATGGCAAGTTTCCTGCTATCCCTGGAATGGAGAATGTTAAGACCAAACATAAGAGAACCATTGCCCGGCGAAATAGTATTTAG
- a CDS encoding uncharacterized protein (Compare to YALI0B11066g, no similarity), whose amino-acid sequence MWRTSIQSRQIIAKLPTRTSLTPLTLTRHYQTPSNGPQRSFKPGSRPKNASRPKNDYRPSKHTKGPQPKPRNSPRSKDKTAQRSKLPLNGPLKLNLQTPEIHLTVDHTKAKTWSDLKVPTNIASEISKAIESAVEPEYAQKQFLSIVNSDISLVWNSLPGCGVSTALDIALLSKPERINVRNATNPRDYGVNHLLIVSSELAGKQHLKRLLEISKANTRNGEDKAKTEGYMAQLLYRASPEAEKEQLALLRKAPSPQVLITTPTRLMDILQSDFRDRLNLKQLSSIFVDDADVLLPQEKFILKTKTQKINNHTKPIIELGDYIASLRNGYMRSELLEFPPLQIVWAGATLKSFHKRLLTSLGWSEGRPVVDIGLTHHNLVKAPYSVTSPDVDVRIVSKPTRKSPCTNVVLPPINLGLAMEELQDVLSISRDRGEYLKMKFAAIRDFYNDRYTQVMRKRFYNKQLFLDKSYFEAASDLIRSRPKERALVLTTQSFKADKYKDAFAEVGINAAHVADLDPSRMDDFCQTFFSTPIDPSNDATQDMPEAIVCNLRQFKGIQLPGLSNVIVLGWESLEEESDFALIANMCNTKESIKARNDDEYKATARGQMSVILDSEDSHDEVLLERIAYTVAKAGVELDETDVVVRAAENMKGKKMEKQLSEEPKKPKRLGKKKAAIAERKAAREATAKAKESGVGGGDIASESSDTMDSKPELSNVTGPTSESQTRSDSTDPTSTSESSSGSEPSQQKQSA is encoded by the coding sequence ATGTGGCGAACCAGCATCCAAAGCCGCCAAATAATAGCGAAATTACCGACAAGGACGTCGTTGACGCCGCTAACACTCACACGCCACTACCAGACGCCTTCAAACGGTCCCCAGCGCTCTTTCAAGCCGGGATCGAGACCTAAGAACGCCTCTCGACCCAAGAATGACTATCGACCATCCAAACACACAAAGGGTCCCCAGCCCAAGCCCAGAAACTCCCCTCGGTCAAAAGACAAGACAGCTCAGAGATCCAAGCTGCCGTTGAACGGTCCTCTGAAACTGAATCTCCAAACACCAGAAATCCACCTCACTGTCGACCacaccaaggccaagacaTGGTCCGATCTCAAGGTGCCTACCAACATTGCTAGTGAAATAAGCAAAGCCATTGAAAGCGCAGTCGAGCCAGAATATGCGCAAAAGCAGTTCCTGTCGATCGTCAACTCAGACATCTCGCTAGTCTGGAATTCACTGCCGGGATGTGGAGTGTCTACCGCCCTGGACATTGCTCTGCTGTCCAAACCAGAACGGATCAACGTGCGCAACGCAACAAACCCCAGGGACTACGGAGTCAACCATCTGCTAATTGTGTCCTCAGAGCTCGCGGGAAAGCAACACCTTAAAAGACTTCTAGAGATCAGCAAAGCAAACACAAGAAACGGGGAGGATAAGGCCAAGACTGAGGGTTACATGGCCCAGCTGCTTTATagagcttctccagaggCTGAAAAAGAACAGCTCGCGTTGCTCAGGAAGGCTCCCAGTCCCCAGGTACTCATTACAACTCCGACGCGGCTCATGGATATTCTACAGTCGGACTTCAGAGACCGCCTGAACCTCAAGCAACTGTCCTCCATCTTTGTTGATGACGCTGACGTGCTTTTGCCCCAGGAGAAATTCATTCTCAAGACAAAGACCCAAAAGATCAACAATCATACCAAGCCCATCATTGAACTGGGCGATTACATTGCATCTCTTAGAAACGGATACATGAGATCCGAGCTCCTAGAATTTCCACCTCTACAAATTGTGTGGGCTGGTGCTACTCTGAAATCGTTTCACAAACGCCTCTTGACATCTCTGGGCTGGAGTGAAGGCAGACCAGTCGTTGACATTGGCCTTACTCATCACAACCTGGTCAAGGCTCCCTATAGTGTCACTTCTCCTGATGTGGATGTTAGAATTGTGTCCAAACCCACACGCAAATCTCCTTGCACTAACGTCGTCCTTCCTCCTATTAACTTAGGGCTTGCTATGGAGGAACTTCAGGATGTTCTAAGTATATCTAGAGACCGAGGAGAGTACCTGAAGATGAAGTTTGCTGCTATCCGTGATTTTTACAACGATAGATATACTCAAGTGATGCGAAAGCGGTTCTACAACAAGCAGCTTTTCTTGGACAAGTCTTATTTTGAAGCTGCTTCAGATCTTATTCGGAGCAGACCCAAAGAGCGTGCTTTGGTTCTCACTACTCAGTCTTTCAAGGctgacaagtacaaggacgCCTTTGCTGAGGTTGGAATCAACGCAGCTCATGTGGCTGACCTGGATCCTTCTCGAATGGACGATTTCTGTCAGACATTCTTTTCTACTCCCATCGATCCTTCCAACGACGCTACCCAGGATATGCCCGAGGCTATTGTTTGCAACCTGCGACAGTTCAAGGGTATTCAGCTTCCTGGGCTAAGTAACGTGATTGTTCTTGGATGggagtctctggaggaagAGTCTGATTTTGCATTGATTGCCAACATGTGCAACACCAAGGAAAGTATCAAGGCTCGTaacgacgacgagtacAAGGCCACGGCACGGGGGCAAATGAGCGTCATTCTTGATTCCGAGGATAGCCACGATGAGGTGCTGCTTGAGAGAATTGCATACACTGTTGCCAAGGCTGGCGTTGAGTTAGATGAGACCGACGTAGTTGTCAGGGCTGCCGAGAATAtgaagggcaagaagatggagaaacAACTATCGGAGGAACCAAAGAAGCCCAAGAGGTTGGGTAAGAAAAAGGCTGCTATCGCAGAGAGGAAAGCTGCCAGAGAGGCTActgccaaggccaaggagagtggagttggaggggGTGATATTGCATCTGAGTCATCTGACACTATGGACTCCAAGCCTGAACTGTCCAACGTTACGGGCCCTACATCTGAGTCCCAGACTAGGTCTGACTCTACAgaccctacaagtacttctGAGAGCTCATCTGGATCAGAACCATCGCAACAGAAACAATCAGCTTAG
- a CDS encoding uncharacterized protein (Compare to YALI0B11088g, no similarity), with protein sequence MSNTTGSDTVREDEQRPPKKQKRDNNDILQKTESGESSEAVFDATTEAEGGDIEDQEKDQELMKSSDEEVEEEEEEEDEEDSEEDRGRRRDRQASASRTKSREHSHSKSRSRSHKGEEHERRTVIKIVDGKEVRQHISRDRYHSRSVSNNQQTKSSTDRSGATSTTKDGTQRKDEQSHSRERVRVSMSPDGCSNDSNTLEYEKDSNGNVKNLDGCDKDITPEDVDNGKTVDESSYGYERCDEREASRSRSRSREGSRDRQRNRSRERNRGYEGSVDINGEGKDGRNKTKSRSRERGENSSTTTVSEWSQDSHGNRRSVSRTEVKHNSGEESRTHDGSEEEGEGKESCSVIATNLPNSATHAHVREIFERIGAVRNVDAMELSYRFRRRANQYERSDKGSENNFMVTFYNKDDASEAVYRMNGSQIDHEVISVTLYKKEKRADFKQYPREETKKKSYDTGWVSRGEKGDKSEKSRSLRRDTSRGRSYSRGRSYSCDRSYSRNSYRDGDRSYDRDRSYSRSYSRDGSYREGSRGRSYSRDRSHSRSRSRRAARSYGETNSSHSSPRQAQHRRRYRSRSRSLTPRRYNRSPKRLSRSQSR encoded by the coding sequence ATGAGCAACACGACGGGTTCCGACACTGTCCGAGAGGATGAACAGAGACCGCcgaagaaacagaagaggGACAACAACGACATCTTACAGAAGACGGAGAGCGGAGAAAGCAGCGAAGCCGTATTCGACGCGACAACCGAagctgaaggaggagacatTGAAGACCAAGAGAAGGATCAAGAACTCATGAAGAGTTCTGATGAAGAggttgaggaagaggaggaagaagaagatgaggaggactcTGAAGAGGATCGAGGGCGAAGGAGGGATCGGCAGGCGTCCGCTTCCCGGACAAAGTCCCGGGAACATTCGCATTCCAAGTCTCGTTCTAGATCACACAAGGGAGAGGAGCATGAGCGTCGTACAGTGATCAAAATCGTCGATGGCAAGGAGGTTCGCCAACATATCTCACGGGACCGGTACCACAGCCGTTCGGTCAGCAACAATCAGCAGACGAAAAGTTCGACAGATCGTTCCGGAGCCACTTCAACAACAAAGGATGGAACCCAGCGGAAAGACGAGCAATCTCATTCTCGCGAGCGAGTAAGAGTATCCATGTCGCCAGATGGATGTTCGAATGACTCTAACACTCTCGAGTATGAGAAAGACAGTAACGGAAACGTTAAGAACCTGGACGGCTGTGACAAAGACATTACTCCTGAGGACGTGGACAATGGTAAAACCGTTGACGAATCCTCGTATGGATACGAGAGGTGCGACGAGCGAGAAGCATCGAGGTCTCGTTCCAGAAGTAGAGAAGGAAGTCGAGATCGCCAACGGAACAGATCTAGAGAGCGAAACCGAGGATATGAAGGATCTGTCGATATCAACGGAGAAGGCAAAGACGGGAGAAATAAAACGAAGTCTAGGTCTCGAGAACGTGGCGAGAACTCATCTACCACAACAGTGTCTGAATGGTCTCAGGATTCACATGGGAACAGGAGGAGTGTTAGCCGCACGGAGGTCAAACATAACTCTGGTGAAGAGTCTAGGACACATGATGGCAGCGAAGAGGAGGGGGAAGGAAAAGAATCCTGCAGCGTGATTGCTACAAACCTCCCTAATTCAGCAACTCATGCTCACGTCCGGGAAATTTTTGAAAGGATTGGAGCTGTTAGAAACGTCGATGCTATGGAGCTCAGTTACAGattccgacgacgagccaACCAGTACGAGAGATCTGACAAGGGTTCTGAGAATAACTTCATGGTCACTTTCTACAACAAGGATGACGCGAGTGAGGCCGTTTACAGGATGAACGGTAGCCAGATTGATCATGAGGTCATCAGTGTCACGCTttacaagaaggaaaagcGAGCAGACTTCAAACAATATCCCAGGGAAGAaacaaagaagaagagctaCGATACTGGGTGGGTTTCACGGGGCGAGAAGGGAGACAAGAGTGAAAAGAGCAGAAGTTTGCGCCGTGATACAAGTCGAGGCAGATCTTATAGCCGAGGGCGATCTTACAGTTGCGACAGATCATACAGCCGAAACAGCTACAGAGATGGAGACCGGTCATACGACCGCGACAGATCGTACAGTCGGTCGTACAGTCGTGATGGGTCGTACAGAGAGGGTAGTCGCGGACGATCTTACAGTCGAGACAGGTCTCACAGTCGATCTCGATCTCGAAGAGCTGCAAGATCCTACGGGGAGACTAACAGCTCTCATTCAAGTCCCAGACAAGCTCAGCATCGAAGAAGATACAGAAGCCGTTCGCGATCGCTTACCCCAAGGAGGTACAACCGGTCTCCCAAAAGATTGTCTAGATCTCAGTCTAGATAA
- a CDS encoding uncharacterized protein (Compare to YALI0B11132g, weakly similar to uniprot|P34232 Saccharomyces cerevisiae YKL186c MTR2 mRNA transport protein) → MNTSNGPTQQQVTHTVTNTESFLRQFFKALDDHRQNLPQFLRPDTAIVWNGTPIAGRDAFLGIYAQMPATVTHDMFGFDCHGVNGGTIINATGRVRMTNERGKDPHGFSFTGMVRPDETQPPSASQTSVPQYLVSFSYRIVHRPEDSQVEYPQ, encoded by the coding sequence ATGAACACCAGCAACGGCCCAACTCAACAGCAGGTAACCCACACAGTCACCAACACAGAGAGCTTCCTGCGACAGTTTTTCAAGGCTCTCGACGATCATAGACAAAACCTGCCACAATTTCTCAGACCCGACACGGCGATTGTTTGGAACGGAACTCCAATTGCTGGTCGTGACGCTTTTCTGGGCATCTACGCTCAGATGCCCGCAACTGTAACCCACGATATGTTCGGTTTCGATTGCCACGGCGTCAATGGAGGAACCATTATCAATGCTACTGGTCGAGTTAGAATGACTAACGAGCGCGGTAAGGATCCCCATGGCTTCAGCTTCACCGGCATGGTTAGACCTGATGAGACTCAGCCTCCTAGTGCCAGCCAGACCTCAGTTCCCCAGTACCTCGTTTCCTTTTCTTATCGAATTGTTCACCGACCCGAGGACTCTCAGGTTGAGTACCCTCAGTAG